The genome window CAAATAAAGCTCTTAGCATGTATGCACCCGGAAATTTGGAAACTCCTTCATCATATCCCGCTACCTGATACCCTCAGGAGTAAATCTCAAACCGACAATAACATAAGATTTCTTTATCCCTTTCGGATGCGGTCTAACAGGATTGGCCTTCATAATTGCTTTTCTGGCGGATTCGTCCAGATAAATATTACCTGACCTTTTATCAAACCATATATCATGGATTTGACCATCCGGCATAATTTTAAACGCAATTTCAGCCATCAAATCGTTACGCCCCCCCGCCAGTTGTTCGGAGAATGCCCAGTTTTTTTGAACCTGATAAGCAACCTCAACTCTATAAATATTGATTAACTCAAGTCTCTTTTTTTCTGCAATTCCGCTAAAGTTCTCTGACCTGATATTATTTTCAGATTTTTTATTACCCTGTTTGCCGGTCTCCGCCTTTTTGATTTCCCGTCTTAGACGCTCAAAAGCCTCGGCAAGTGGGTCGGCTTTTTCCTGTTTAACTTTTGGTTCTATATGCTTGATTGCATTTTTTCGTACCAAAGCCGATTTATAAGTCCTCTTTTTAAGAGACCTTTTAACTTTTTTTTTCTTTTTTACTATCGAAACAGTTTTTATTGATTTTTTTGTAGTATTTTCGGCTACTTTTGGGATAGGTTTTAAATTTGTCTTTTCCTGCTGAACCTGTTCCGGCAAAATTTTTTTTTCAGGTAATGAAACAATACTGACATCTATTACAGATGTTAAGGGGTTGCTATGTGATGTAAATCTTGGCGTAAATATAAATAAACAT of Desulfosarcina sp. BuS5 contains these proteins:
- a CDS encoding energy transducer TonB; amino-acid sequence: MYSTVQLYKGIDNDPKTVFIVYLISILCHLCIICLFIFTPRFTSHSNPLTSVIDVSIVSLPEKKILPEQVQQEKTNLKPIPKVAENTTKKSIKTVSIVKKKKKVKRSLKKRTYKSALVRKNAIKHIEPKVKQEKADPLAEAFERLRREIKKAETGKQGNKKSENNIRSENFSGIAEKKRLELINIYRVEVAYQVQKNWAFSEQLAGGRNDLMAEIAFKIMPDGQIHDIWFDKRSGNIYLDESARKAIMKANPVRPHPKGIKKSYVIVGLRFTPEGIR